The nucleotide sequence ggggaggcttgggcaagtagcagTGCTGGGTatagggctgttgaccagggtaggggtagccaggtggaaagcatggccagccgtagaaaaatgcttattgaaattctcaattatcgcaaatttatcggtggtgacagtgtttcctagcctcagtgcagtaggcagctgggaggaggtgctcttattctccatggactttacagtgtccttgtgaagatgctggaggaaacaggtacaaaagtatctatatccacagtaaaacgagtcctatatcgacataacctgaaaggtcgctcagcaagagagaagccactgctccaaaaccaccataaaaaagcgtgactacggtttgcaactgcacatggggacaaatatactttttggagaaatgtcctctggtctgatgaaacaaaaatagaactgtttggccataatgaccatcgttatgtttggaggaaaaagggggaggcactatcccaaccatgaagcacgggggtggcagcatcatgttatgggggtgctttgctgcagttgggactggtgcacttcacaaaatagatggcatcatttggcgggaaaattatgtggatatattgaagcaacatcaagacatcagtcaggaagttaaagcttggtcgcaaatgggtcttccaaatggacaatgaccacaagcatacttccaaagttgtggcaaaagggcttaaggacaacaaagtcaaggtattggagtggccatcacaaagccctgacctcaatcccatagaaaatttgtgggcagaactgaaaaagcgtgtgcaagcaaggcctacaaacctgactcagttacaccagctctgtcaggagaaatgggccaaaattcacccaacttattgtgggaagcttgtggaaggctacccgaaacgtttgacccaagttaaacaatttaaaggcaatgctaccaaatactaattgagtgtatgtaaacttctgacccactgggaatgtgatgaaagaaatagttTAAATGTATTGCAGAAAACCTGCTGATAAAAAATCACACATTTTCACAAAGGAAGATACAATCTGAAATGGTTCAAAAAAATATCATTTTAATGAACAAATATTTTTGCACTTTTCTTAAACCACTTCTGGAATGATCTGGAATGATTGTTCCACATTAATGAAAGACACATTTATCTTCAAAAAAACAATTGATATTAATTTAACTCCCAGGTAACTTTCACATTTCAACACTTCCAAGCTTGTAATGTGCTGCTCCTGTAAAATATCTATTTTACTTGTAGGTTTCACTTGTTAGTGGCTCCATCCATCGGTTAGGAATGGCAGCATTAAAACTAACTTAAAACTATGGTGAGTGAGTAAAAAACAGAGGAtaaggcttgtgtgtgtgtgtgtgtgtgtgtgtgtgtgtgtgtgtgtgtgtgtgtgtgtgtgtgtgtgtgtgtgtgtgtgtgtgtgtgtgtgtgtgtgtgtgtgtgtgtgtgtgtgtgtgtgtggacctctGGAAAGCCAATGAGCAGCCAGACAAGAAAGCTAAAGATCCAATTGAGTGCCTAATGGAGGATTCTTCTCCACTCTGACTGGTCTACTTGATCTCGACGCCCTGGATCCTGACGTCGCCCTCGAAGTGCATGTATTTATACTTCTCGTCTCCTTGGCGATTGGGGAAGTGGATCTCAGAGCCGTCGGGAAAAGAAACTAGGAACTGCTCCTTGGTGAAGGTGATATTTATCTGAGACAGAGAAGTAATTACACATTTTTATCCAAAGAGGTGCTTAGGTATTTGGGATGCAGGGATTGCAAGTTATTACCACCAGATGTCCCTAGTAGAACTCCCTTACACACATGGGAAGAGAAGAGGACATTCACATCAGCATGGGTTAAATtggaaacatacacacacacacaccacacccacacacagtgtAATTTCTCACCTTAAACTCCTCTCCCTGGTTGAAGGGGAATCCTCCCTCTCTGTGCTCCTCACACCACTTGCCTCCATGGTAGGAGTTACACACCACGGCCCGGGTGTCTCCGTGGGCGTCGAAGCGAGGGTTCATGTGCAAGGCGAGGTCATCCTCACTGTTGCCCACGTTGATGACAAAactacaggaaaggaagaggaGAGCACACAGACAGAAGGGATAAGGAAAATCCTTTAACATACAGTGCAAGAGGGTCTGGATTGATAATTACACAGAAACAGTTTATAGCTATAATCTACTTTTCCATTGTAGTTTGATAATGTACGTTGTGAATATGAACGGATCATTCTCGTGATACAGTGACTAGTTTCTCTATAAGGTCTCTAGGCTGCTGACGGAGAAGTGGAGTGACAATGAATTGTGTCTGAAGGGGGTTAGCTACTCACTGTGTGGCGTCAGAGTTAGGGATCCCTGTGATGGTCAGGGTCTGGCCCACCTTGAAGGACATGTTCTTTACCACAACACCCtgtagaggaagagagaagggagagaccgagagagaaataCATAAATTGAAAAACATTAAAAAGGTGCAATTAGCTGATAGTTAATACGTAATTGGCCATAAGTTATGACCTATAACTTCTGAAACAAAGATGGTTCTATCAAACCATTGTTATAGTAAGTACCCAGATGTCAATTCAATGTATAATCCACATTAAAATGATGtggaacaacgttgattcaaccagtgtgtgttcAGTGGGTATAATGTAGATGTGGAGTCTTTACGTGGCTCTGGTGTAGAGAGCTATAGAGTATGGCTACATCTTGCTAAACCCTTTCCTGTACTTTTATCCTAGACCCATCAGTCTAACAAATACAACATCTGTCTCCAATTATTATGGAACGGCCCAAAGCTTTTTATAAATCCCAGTCCTGGACAGCGTTCCTATTTTCCCTGCAGTGATTTGGAATTTGGAAGGAGAGGCTAAATCTGTCCATAAATGATGGGGGAAGGAAGGCTGGGTTACACTCAGTAAGGCTTAAGTGAAGTCACATTTTCCGCAGGGCCCATATTATGGTGGGCAGCCAACATGGGACCAACGGAGGTTGGTCACGGCACAGAATCAAAGTACTGAGTGATCTTTACGTGTGGCAGGGGAAATGGTGTTTAGATGATGTTTGTCTGCACATATACAGTTCTCTTAATGATCTGCATATAGACCTCTTATTGTTGCCCTTCTGTCCACATGACATCTATTGGTCGTGGTGTGTAGTAAATGTTACCCCGGCAACTCCCGCCAACTTCGGTCATTTCTGCTACTTGGCAACACCCTGTTCCTTCTCTGACAGAAGACATAGTTAGCCAGTTGAGCTAAAGACCAGGTCgataatatactgtataaccctGGGCAACAGCAGATAATCAAACAGGAACCTCAAAGGGAAATGACATCAACATTTGTACTTCGGTTTTGTTTCTGTCAGCAAAACAGTCGGCAGTGGACAAGAAAAACTGCCACACCTTACCCCTGAACATGTGTTTTAGCTTTCTTCCTTGAATGCACTTCTTGTAAGTCACTGGGGGATAGGAGTGTGAACGTAATGCTTACAGTGTAACATTGAACGTACAGTAAGTGCCTAATCATTGCTTACAAGACATACACAGTAGGACACAGTACTTGGCCTTTAACAGTGCAGAGCCAGACACAAACCCATTGACACCCAATCCAGAAATAGAACAACAGGATAATATAACATTAGAGCTCTATTAGTGTTGCACAGACTAGAAGACTGCATTCTgacaagagatagagagagagagaaaatgtagagagagagagagagagagaatgtagagGAGAGAAAtaagagagaggagcagaaagggaaagggaggggtagagggtggaagagatctacagacagaaagaaaagtaaaaaaaaattgaaataggGAAAGTGGTATAAagttcaaagagagagagagagagagagagaggggaggaaagagagagggggagagaggggaggaaagagagagggggcgatAGTGAAGTATTGCATTCTTTCCGTGTTAGTCCTCCCTCCTTAATGTAAACTGTGTGTAAAATCTAGCTGGACTTGGCTACATGCAGCCCAGTGCTACTTCAGACTGCAGTTCCCATCCCAGTGTGAGACATACCTCCCCACACTGTTTGAGAGACACAGGACAGCTGGGCTGCAGCTGCAAGCAACGCAGAAATAGGATGGGTAGAATGGATATACATAGTTCGGAAATCCACATGATAACTCCTGGCTGTTACTTACTATAAAGCTTACCTGACTGACATTTACATTATAGTCATTAaatagcagacgctcttatccagagaaactGCACACATTTTCacactggtcccctgtgggaatcgaaccaaCAACCTTGGAGTTGCAAGCAcaatgttctaccaactgagctcaGGACATGACAGCCAATCTAGCCCTTGTTAACCTGATGTTTACTGTAGGTATATCCTATAGCTCCGCTTGGGGAAGATCATACTGGCTCACTGGATATAACATCACTCTGCTACTCTATCTATTCTGACTTCTGTTTACGGTAACTTGAATTCATTTAGATCTGAATAGAATTAACCCTGTTGCTCTCCCAACACATCTATGATTACCATGGCAACCACAAAACAGCCACGGTGAAACAAAGCCTTTATTATTATACACAGCCAGAGACCTCAgagtgttaacacacacacagccagagaccTCAGAgagtgttaacacacacacacagccagagaccTCAGAGAgtgttaacacacacactcagccagAGACCTCAGAgagtgttaacacacacacacacacagccagagaccTCAGAgaatgttaacacacacacagccagttaACTGTATTACAAGACCAAGGAGAGTCATTGTTAGTCACATCCAAGACAAAATGCTGCACATTGAGTTCCTGTTAAAAGTGAGGGAGTGGAGTAAGTAATATTATTATCTAAATGTGGATTGTAATGTCCAGGAACTGTAGGGGTGGCCCAGGTTGAACCCACAGTGATGCTGTTCATGATCATACTCTGATCAGAGGCTGTCTGTCCCACACTGCCTACTGTACCCACATAACTCCCACCCAGCCAACTGTACTGTACCCACACAACTAAATACATATGGGTTCAAATTACACACCCGAAAAATAGTGGTGCGGACCAAAGTCGATCTTATCAACACTCCTGGGGGTGCAGACATTGATATCCTATACTTCTGCTTATGTGTTCCCTGATTTGTTAAGGGTGTACCAAACACCCCCATAGTTCAACCCATTCAAACCCTACTAGTACACACTGATTAGATCATCAGATCTAAAGATCACATGGAAGGTATTAAGAGTATACGGAACTATTTAGAAGACACATGAATCTTATTATCCCAAAAACAAACATATCACTGCATGTCTTCTACATGCCTGCCCCACCCTGCCCTATGTCCGTAATATCATTAATTGAGAGAATCAAATGAACTTTTGCATATGATAAAACTACATATCCTACTGCAATGAGACACCCTTCTCATCTGTAGTCACTGCAGAACAATAAAAAATGCTATGTCATAAAGCTTAAACAAGACAGTCGAGCCATCTAGCATGCCAAAAGTCTGATTAGTCTCCCTAGACGCATTGACAACATGGTTGACTATAAAAGGGCATTGTTAGAGAGGACATTGCTCTATTATATTGGGCTACAGCACATAGGCTATTAAAATCAGAGCATTATTTTCCCAACAGCTGTTTAATAGCGCCAACATGAACCGTTATGAACTTGCACTGCATTTAGGCTACTTTTCAGATAACAATCAATTGAACTAACACATCAGACATTGTAAGCCAGTAAAATACAAAAAGTTGTACTTACACTCATCTTGACTGCACAAACCGCAAATATTCACAGGGGAAGAATGCTTAGCTGGCTGCGGACTGCAGTAGAACCAAGCAGGGGAGTTTATATGGTCAAGTGCACTAGCCAAATGGGAGTGACGCTATGATAAACCAATAGGAGTATAGGCGCTCAAAAAGCGGACCAATCACAGATAAGTTTTAAAAAGCGTTATAAACTATTTAGCATGCAAGAGAGGACGAAAATATAACGTCCATAGTTGAGGGTGATTGAGAGTGAGAAGATAATTAATGAACGTTTATTTATGATCTACTTATAATAACATTATATTTGAGTGAGTCAGAGGAAAGGATGTAGATGACCACAAGACCAGAGACACCATTAGAGATCACTTTCTTGTTGCCTGGGAGACAGCAAAATATTTGGTGCCAGACAAACTTTTTTAGCTTTTGACTAGGGGAAATTAAATTGTAGCTtttaactgaaatgtgttttTAAAATCATTGATCAAGTTTGATGTAGGACGGTATGGAAGAAAAAAGAGTAGTCACAAGCTGACATCAAGGTAGTCTTACAGTAGTGAACTTTGGCAGCAGGCCCCCATCAAACAAGAAACGGACTCGTATGACTGCCTCCGCCTCTCTTTCCCAGGACGACATTTAAGATCAGCAATAAAGCAGAAATGCTTATTTTCGTCAAAAGGTGGCATGATATTTCACCAACACAGAGTACATTTCCTGGACTAGCTTGTTGGAGGTGAAGTGGTCTATTTGTGACTTTGGCCAGTGGTGGTGGGGCATctgtgaggtgtgtgtgagaaGGCTCTGGCGTGTGTGTAGGacgcagggagagagaggtgggaccATTGGTTTGTTTATGTGAATATAGGTGGACTGAGCACTAGACTGATTAATTAGGCCGTATCTCAGCAATGGGCTCTGTTTACACATAACTCATATAAATAATCAACAAGACTCTCTCTCTTGCATACACACTGACCTCATGCACACACAAATAATCAACCCAGAACACACATGTaataaaaatctaatcaaataaacTCATATTCCCTACTCAACACACAATGATCATATATCATTTTGACAATGTCACCGTGAGTTCACAGTTATCAGAAAATATGGGCTGCATTCACTACGATTTTTACGTTCTGGAATGTTCAATTGAACGGAAACGGTGCTATACTGAAGGACCATTTGAAAAATGGGGAGGGGTTTGGTTGAGGGTTGGGGAACGCTGTCAAGTTTCAAGCCACAATTCGCCACACCCACCAAACGGGAGCAAAAATacctcaaagtctgttcaagaacTTACAAGAACGTTTTGGGGAAAGGTGATGTTCAGTACATACCAgcggttggaaccggttcagggaacagaaccgataacccatttttttttttgaggaacagaatcagaaccgCAAACTAatgtgatctatactgttccagAACAGAACCTTTATTTTAAAATCATGGGAACAGGTTAATAATCCGGGCATTTTTTTTGTCACACAAATAATGCAACAAAGCCCCTTTGCAAAGCCCTCATAGTATCATTCAGCaacttattccagtgtctgcctgcctgacAGAAAATATCTGCCAGTGTATGTGCCAGGGTTTTATAGcctattttttgttttattttttactttcttAAAACAATAATTGTACATCTCATGGTTCAGCTGTCAGAGTTTTGGCCACTAAATACATCAGGGCATTGCatgcataggcctataggcttagatgtccactgtatgatattacaaataaataataacataAAATACATATAAAGGAAGAGAAGCTTAGGACTAGccctgagagatagagagagaaagagagaaagagaagtatGCCAGCGGCATGCTTCAACACCAACATGCATTTCTTTATGTCAGACAGCTACTGTGTCTAATATACAGATATAGACCTACAGAAGGAGGCTACTTCATTCATTTTCGATCAGAATATTTTGTataaagataagcattatattgttagattacaggagtaactctggtaggcctTAAACGtcttcctcacctcaagttcaactgtcAGAGACAGTTGGAGCCCAGATGCTCactgccttcatatcataggcctgtAGTAGCCTGTAAAGCTTCATTATAGCCACACCACATCaaaccttcagaaatgattcTAAacttattaacctgtctggctctggcgttccgccagcggaactcctcccacattccactgaaaaggcagagcgcgaaattcaaaagatattttttagaaatatttaactttcacacattaacaagtccaatacagcaaatgaaagatacacatcttgtgaatccagtcaacatgtccgatttttaaaatgttttacagcgaaaacaccacatatatttatgttagctcaccaccaaatacaaaaaaggacagacatttttcacagcacaggtagcatgcacaaagccaacctaactaaccaagaaccaaccaaactaaccaacaaacaacttcatcagatgacagtcttataacatgttattcaataaatctatgttttgttcgaaaaatgtgcatatttcaggtataaatcatagtttacattgcagctacaatcagaaattgcaccgaaagcagccagaataattaccaacgtcaaatacctaaatactcatcataaaacatttctgaaaaatcgatggtgtacagcaaattaaagacaaacatcttgtgaatccagccaatatttccgattttttaagtgttttacatcgaaaacacaatatagcattatattagcttactacaatagcctaccacactaccgcattcattcatcaaggcacgttagcgatagcaataggcacgttagcgatagcgaataaaccagcaagatatataatttttgactaaccttgataagcttcatcagatgacagtcctataacatcaggttatacatacacttatgttttgttcgaaaatgtgcatatttagagctgaaatcagtggttatacattgtgctaacgtagcacctttttcccacaacgtccggatatttttttgacactttttctgacacacatattctgaccaaataactattcataaacataactaaaaaatacatgttgtataggaaatgatagatacactagttcttaatgcaatagccgtgttagaattctaaaaataacttcattacgacatccagcttaggtatagcgagagagtacccaaaagctgggcgcaaacgactagtacaacatgttcgacagatatatgaaatagcatcataaaatgggtcctacttttgctgatctttcatcagaatgttgtacaaggggtcctttgtcgggaacaatcgttgtttggatttagaacggcctttttccctctcgatttagcaagcacacttgccaagtggcgcgaatctctccatcgtcaacaaactcagagaacggaacacggcaaaactcccgaaaaaatttcaataatctgattaaactatattgaaaaaacatactttacgatgatattgtcacatgtatcaaataaaatcaaagccggagatattagtcgtccataacgacagcttatcagaaggcaaatccaggtcccttctcgcgctctccagaaaacaggaaactggtgacacgtcatgccaagagctattattcaagcccagatcaagttacacactcaatttcttctctcactgcttgtcgacatctagtggaagacgtatgaagtgcatctaaactaataaatatcaaggactttaataggcagcccctagaagagtgcatcgatttcagattttccacttcctgtcaggaagtttgctgcaaaaggagttctgttttactcacagatataattcaaacggctttagaaactagagagtgttttctatccaatagtaataataatatgcatattgtacgagcaagaattgagtacgaggccgtttaaattgggcacgattttcccccaaagtgaaaacagcgccctctgtcctcaacaggttttaaggtaATATCAAAACTAACTCAGGCCATTGTGTATAGGGAAAATATGAGTACGCTATTATGTTGCCGCAAACACAGAATTACAGTTAGAACTTCATTTGGCCAAAGAAAATGTCTCAACAGAATGAAACAGAACACCTGCAAACTGGTTTAAACCACTGTCGTAACGTTTGctgtcattaaatgtgaagactgttatattatcaaatcaattctctttGTGTGATTAAACGAATCACGGAAtagtaattaactaggaagtcggggtaCAACGGGAAAATGTTGTTTATAGAGTTGCAATTTCCCGAATATAACTCTACAGATATTTTATTATCTTATCAATTACAGTCTTctattaatgtattattacctcatcagtctcattcctgaatgtcgcaaacccttggatatctgcacaaaccctagcatcagaaatcatgaatcagcgatatacaaattggtttaattacttatttactaactaactaatcaatcacagaaatacataaacacacacacaatagttatagATTGTTTACTGACATGATACactgaaaagtccctagtgggctaTGCCGATATGATGGCTTgatagacaaaggaaaggggtggggcCAGCTCAAGAGCGGGAAACTCAGAGTGGACCTACATCGACTACACTACACTCATGGGAATGCTTATACTTTGAACATGAACAACCGCTCATTCAAAAATAAATTGCAATTTACATATTTACGGGTTCATGCCTTTGTTGTCCCTTTCTGCGAAtgccggtccgtctgctggataGTCAATCGACAGAAAGTCTCTGGATGGTCCACCAGAGATCAAAGTTTTTCGTAGTTGTAGTTTGTTATAATGGATACGTCAGAGTACCATTTGGTCGTTCGACCGGTTGTGTTTACCAGACTAAAGAATTTAAACAGCTGCAGCCTGAATAATTGCTCTTTAGTTTGTAGATTTCTTAACCATTTCAGCGTGGGGATGCTCTCCACGTTCTCTGGTCTAAGATCACATTGTTATCTTTCCAAAAGTATTTCTATACTCAATCATTTATTTTATACAATATTCAGATGCATCCCCCATAATTGAGAAGTGTATACAAACAAAAAAAGAGTAATGTGTgtctcctgtccttcatgaggtcaccaaatgaaacaaacTTGACATGACTgtccttaagtgtccacggaccactcCAACTgcttggaatacagaaatactgTTCAATTATTCAACCTTTTGATGACcaagtgtctctctgtgttccacagACATTCCAATCTCGATACTACAGAGCCCAGAAGCAGAGTATTGTACGACCGCCATAAAGCGGCCCCCTCcacctctgtgtgagagagagggtgctgtagagcggacccactgtaacctgatccttcagatcctcacaggagagtcatgacaccaCAAATGTTTTGAACAGGCTATATTGCAGCAATTACCCAAAAAGGCTAGTGCCTACCATACCCAACAAATGACAGCAATAGcctactgttatttattttacaacaggcctacttaTAATCTATCTTAAACTAAATATGGATCACACAATTAAAAAGACAGATTCAACTAAATTAAAAAAATTGGCATATTTAAATAACTTATTTTGATTAATAAATAGGCTAACAATAATAACCATGATATACAATAACAATAATGATAAAACAAattattacaaatacaaaaataaataaatgtaagttCCAAAATTGCAATCTACCTGAATAGTGAGTTTCACAGCAGCCTGCATTTGGCCTCTCCAAAGTTCTTCTTATCTTAGTCCAATAAAATATTAAAACTTGTCCACACAGAGGATATTCCACTTGTAGGCTTTTCACTGTAGGCATTGTGCAAACTGTTCCACAATTTAGCAAACGTTCAAGTGAACTGAACGTACCTCTGAACTTACTCTGCTAATCACcattcctctcccttcctctggtATATAAACAGCTTGTTTTACCTCAGTATTTGTTGAGTGTTTGTGGTGACATAGACCATTTAACTGACAATGTCACAAAAATGATGTGCAAGCTTCAATCTGGCAGAAGTCcatgtgttgttgtgattctgatTGGCCAGATAACTAGTGACAATGACAAGAAATTGCCATATGGGGAATCGTAGGCTAGTTTTATGTTGTTTTGAGTTTttttgactgatgtcatgtcTATGCTAATGGCTATTGCAGGTTTGAATAGTTTgaattgtaagagttgttgccctgtcccttcctcttctctgcaattgtcattctaatggaatccagagaGAGCAAAACCCTGTTCTCAAACATTGACATCAAAAGGTGCAAAGTTATgggcaaagacacaaaacatccacatcaaaaaaaaacataaacataaagaaaaaaatgcacaatacagtaattgagtacattgagacatcaagtggtttgtgatTATGTGATGTGATAATGtgcctcagttggtagagcatggcccttgcaatgctagggttgtgggtttgattcccacggggggccattATGAAAATCTATGCGCTCACTACATCAAGCAACTATTTTCAGATTAACTGTTTTAtacagataattatcagactcaagATACAAATGCTGGTAAACTGGGCCCTTACTAGTTctgtattagcggaccgatataCTGTCCAAAAACTTGCAGCACCCCCACCCCAAACGACTTCCCGCGGCTATGATTGGCAACGCATCCATTTTGTTGCTAGAAATAACCAACCCATCTATTGGGTGGCCCAATTATTTTGCATTTCCTTTTG is from Salvelinus namaycush isolate Seneca chromosome 41, SaNama_1.0, whole genome shotgun sequence and encodes:
- the LOC120034466 gene encoding beta-galactoside-binding lectin-like — encoded protein: MSGVVVKNMSFKVGQTLTITGIPNSDATHFVINVGNSEDDLALHMNPRFDAHGDTRAVVCNSYHGGKWCEEHREGGFPFNQGEEFKINITFTKEQFLVSFPDGSEIHFPNRQGDEKYKYMHFEGDVRIQGVEIK